DNA from Terriglobus tenax:
ACCTGCGCAGACCAGTGCGCGGTAAATGCCCTGTGGGATTCTCGTAAGTCATAGATTCTAAATAAATCAAAGTTTGGCACGGTAGCTGCTCTAGGTAAGGGCACGAAGCGTTGTGACGGGGTGTTTCACCTAACCGCCGCGACCCTAGAAAAAGGAGCTACCGATATGAAATATGCTCGTGCCTTTTCCGGTTTGTCTGCCGTCGTTCTGACAGGCGCCCTTGCCGTTCCGGCTTTCGCTCAGCAGAGCAGCCCCGCTTCCTCCCCCGACCAGTCCCAGAAGCAGGACGCGACCGATACCAGCACCTATGCCACCGGTCAGCCCCTGGAGAACCAGAGCAAGGAAGGTTTCTGGGGACATGTCAATCCCTTTGCCCGCAAGAAGTGGGTACATCGCCAGATCGACCCGGTCAAGGACCGCGTCAATGAGCTGGATCAGCTTCAGGCCAAGAACGCCAATGACATTCGTGATGTCGATTCCCGTGCAACGGCCGGCATCAACAAGGCCCAGTCCGCGGCAGACCTGGCAGACCAGCACGCTCTGGATGCCGGTAACCGCGCCGACAAGGCCAACCAGGTCGCTTCTACCGCCACCACCCGCACCGAAGCTCTGCATGGCACGGTAAAGAACCTTGACCAGTACGACAAGGTCACCGACGCCGCTATTCCGTTCGCCAAGGGCAGCACCGCCCTGGGACCGAAGGGCAAGGCTGAGCTGGATGCGATGGCCGAGAAGCTGGCCACCGAAAAGGGCTACATCCTGGACGTTCAGGGTTTCAGCGGAAATGGCGTAGCGACCTCGCAGGCCATGGCCGACTCGGTGGTTCGCTACCTGGTAACCGAGCATCAAGTTCCGGTCTACCGCATCTATAAGAGTGGCCTGGGCCGTAACACCGCCAAGGCTGCAGAGGGTGAGGAGAAGCCGGTTCGTAACGGCGTCCGCGTAGCCCTGCTGCACAACAGCCTGGCCAGCATGGACTCCCAGGCAGCTCCGGCAACCTCGATGGCTGGAACGTCCACCCCGGAGCCCTCGGCCCGCTAACCCCATGGAGAGCGGCGGCAGAAAAATGCCGCCGCATCCCTAAAGTTCGGGTAAACGCAGCCGATATAGAGCGCGTACCCACCAGGCTCTCCTAACCAGAGAGAACCAAGGCAGATTGGCCCTCCACTCGGAGGGCCGTTTTTTTGCTGCCGGTAATTTGTCTGTTAAAAGCAGGAAGTTCCACTCCGGAGAGCGGGCTTACTCACAACTGAAAAACTCTCAACTCACAACTGTTCTTAGGCCCGGCCCAGGACGCGGTCGTACACGTAGCGGTCGCTGGTGGTTCCCAGGGCTTCGTTGTACAGCACGTTGGCGCCGATGATCTCCTTCAACTCTTCGCTGAAGGTATGCAGCTGGCGCAGATTGTCCGCCGTGGCGGGAATCTCCGTGTGGCCGGCCTTGAGGAACTTCTGATAACCCTTGTCGACCAGCCGGGCGATCTCGCCCTTCAGAAGCCAGCCCGGGCGCACCGTGATCTCGGTGGTTCCGTCGGTGGCGGAGCGAACCTCAGCCGCGCAGCCATACTTGGAAACGCGCTTTGCACCATTGGCGCCAGCGGAAACATCAAATTTCTGATTCCCCAGGGTGGACAACACCTGGTCGAACTTCGGCTGCTGCTGTGTCTTTCGGGCCATAAGCGGATAAACTCAACAACAGTGTCGCATATCGCTGCCCCTCCGGCAGCGTGCAGAAACGGAAACGAGAGTTTTGCAGACAGAAACCCACATTTCTGGCGCCACCAGGCTGGGCTCCTCCGTGCTCGACCGCATCGGCAACACTCCCTTGGTCCGCCTGGAGCGCGTCGCCGCCCACCTGCCCGGCATTACGCTACTGGGTAAAGCGGAATGGGCCAATCCCGGCGGTAGCGTGAAAGACCGCCCGGCCAGCAACATTGTGCTGAACGCGCAGGCTGAGGGCAAACTCGTCCCGGGCAAGCACCTGCTGGACGCCACCAGCGGCAACACCGGCATTGCGTACGCCATGCTGGGTTCGGCTCTTGGTTTTCCGGTGACACTGTGCCTGCCGTCCAATGCTTCTCCTGAGCGCAAGAAGATCCTCGCCGCCTATGGCGCGAACATTGTCCTGACGGACCCGGCTGACGGCTCCGACGGCGCCATCCGCATGGCCCGCAAGCTGGCTGCCGAGGACCCGGACAAGTACTTCTACGCGGACCAGTACGGCAACAACAACAACTGGCAGGCGCATTACAAAACCACCGCCAACGAGATATGGGAACAGACTGCCGGCAAGATTACCCACTTTGTCGCCGGCCTGGGCACCAGCGGCACCTTCATGGGCACCACCCGCCGCCTGCGCGAGCTGAACCCTGAAATCCAGTGCATCAGCATGCAGCCGGACTCGCCTTTCAACGGCCTGGAAGGCCTGAAGTATATGCCGACGGCGATCGTTCCGCCGATCTATGACCCGGCCCTTGCCGATCGCCTGATGGAAGCCTCCACCGAGGAGGCCTACACGATGGCCAAGCGCCTGGGCCGCGAGGAAGGAATGCTGGTTGGCGTCTCCGCGGCCGCCAACATTGCCACCGCTCTGCACGTGGCCGAAGAGCTGCACACGGCTGGCAAAGAAGCCGTCATCGTCACCATCCTCTGCGATTCCGCGGACAAATACCTGAGCGAACGGTTCTGGCAGGAATCAAAATGAAGCTGCACATTACACAATCCGACTACGAGGCCCTGCGCGTCCACGGCGAAGAGACCTATCCGCACGAGTGCTGCGGGGTTCTGCTGGGCCATGCCAGGGACGACGGCAACCATGTTGCCGCCATCGTCCGCGCGGGCAACACGCGTACCGACTCGGCGCACAACCGCTACAACATCTCGCCCATGGAGCTGATCAAGATTCAGCGTGAGGCCCGCAAGCAGGGCTACGACATCGTCGGCTTCTACCACTCGCACCCGGACCACCCGGCGATGTGGTCGTCGACCGATTTCGCCGAAGCGCACTGGTTTGGCTGTTGCTACGTCATCACCAGCGTCGAGAAAGGCAAGTCTGTTTTGACCAACGCCTTTCACCTGAGCGGCACCACGGAAGAGGATAAAGCCTTCCAGCACGAAGAGATTCTTATTACCCAGGCAGCAGGAGAGAACGCATGAAGATCAACATCCCCACGCCGCTGCGCGCCTTCACGGACAAGCAGGCCACCGTTGAGGTAGCCGGCGAAACCGTACAGGCCGGGCTGGACGCCCTGGTTGCCGCGCACCCGGAGCTGAAGAACCACCTGTTCACCGCCGACGGCAAGCTGCGCAGCTTCGTCAACGTCTACCTGAATGACGACGATGTCCGCTACCTGCCCAACACGGAAGCCTCCGCCGTCAATGCCGACGACGAACTGACGATTATCCCCAGCATTGCCGGTGGGACTGGCGTACGTGCTTCACGCAGTCTTTGTTGCCGCTAGACAAAGACAGAAGCAGATCCCTACGGGATGACAAACAAGAAAAGCAAACGATAATCCAGGGCGAATCACGAATCCCGGTGCCCCATTCCTACGCGAAGCGAATGAGTGGGAGATGCAACCACCCAAGCCGAAGGAAACTGTAATGCCAGACCTGAAAGAAGTCGCACTCCCAGAACTCTCGAACGACGAAATCTCGCGCTACTCCCGCCACCTGATCCTGCCCGAGGTGGGCTTTGAGGGCCAGCAGAAGCTGAAAGCCGCCAAGGTGCTGTGCGTTGGCACTGGCGGACTGGGCGCTCCGCTGGCTTACTACCTGGCCGCGGCGGGTATTGGAACGCTGGGCCTGGTGGACTTCGACGTGGTGGACGCCAGCAACCTGCAGCGCCAGATCATTCACTCCACCTCGACCGTCGGCATGCTGAAGGTCGACTCCGCCGAAAAGAAGCTGAAGGACCTGAACCCGTACCTGAACGTGGTGAAGCACAACACCATGCTGCGCAGTGAGAACGCGCTGGAGATCTTCAGCGGCTACGACATCATTGCCGACGGCACGGACAACTTCCAGACGCGTTACCTGGTGAACGATGCCTGCGTTCTGCTGAACAAGCCGAACATGTACGGCTCCATCTTCCGGTTCGAGGGCCAGGCTTCGGTCTTCGCCACCGAGGAAGGCCCCTGCTACCGCTGCCTCTATCCCGAACCGCCACCGCCGGGCCTGGTGCCTTCGTGCGCGGAGGGCGGCGTGCTCGGCATCCTGCCGGGACTGGTCGGCGTCATCCAGGCGACTGAGGTCATCAAGCACATCCTCGGCATTGGCGAGCCGCTGGTTGGCCGCCTGCTGCTGGTGGACTCGCTTGCCATGAGTTTCCGCACGTTGAAGCTGCGCAAGAACCCCAAGTGCCCGATGTGCGGCACGCGCGAGATCAAGGAGCTGATTGACTACGACCAGTTCTGCGGCATCGCACCGCCCACCACCACCGGCCCGCTGGAAGTACAGCAGCACGCGGCTGTAGGGGATGTTCCCGTACAGGACGGCATCCCGCAGGTCAGCGTGGAAGAGCTGAAGGCCAAGCGCGATCGCGGCGACGATTTTGTCCTGATCGATGTGCGCGAGCCACATGAGTATCGCATCGCGAACCTCGGCGCTCCGCTGTTCCCGCTGGGAGAGCTTGGCGCGAAGCTGCTGGAGTTGTCGCAGTACAAGGACAAGGAAGTGCTGGTCCACTGCCGCAGTGGCGCTCGCAGCCAGAAGGCAGCGCTTGAGCTAAAGGCGGCGGGCTTCAGTAATGTGAAGAACGTTGCCGGAGGCATCCTCGCCTGGGCCGATAAGATCGATCCGACGATGCCCAAGTACTAAATTGCAGGTAAGCCGGGCTTTTAGCTCGGCTTACCTGTCTGTATTTTCATACTGCCGAATGGCAGTATCCTCGCAGTTGACCCACGAAGGCTTCTGAAACTCTTCATCTCTGTTATCGAAGTCGATGGTACCGGCAAACCAGACCCTATCCTTCGTCACCATATTGAGCCGGATCGAAGCCTTATGTGGCGGGATCTGCGTAGACTCTGAGAACCTTCTCCACTGAAATTCGATCGGGGGCATACCTGCGGAAGAGTCGTAGGGATATACCCCCTCCGCAACAGAAACCGCCGTCCGCGACTCCGGCCCTGAGAAATTTCGATTAAGACAGTCGTTAATAAGAGCGCGAGTGTAAATAGGCTTCGGGGGTTTGGGTTGTGAATTCTCTTCCTGAAAGTGGCTCCATGCGCCGCCCGCTACAAAACCTGCCAGAAAGTAGACCACTGCAATACACAGATGGACAGGTATGCGCCTTGCTCTGAAGTTGCTCCACATGCAGGAAGTCTAGCGCGACATCCAACTGAATCTTTCTATTCTTTTAGCGGGATATCTCAGGACCGCCTCTCCTAAAAGCCAACTCTTCAGCGACTCGCCTGCTACTCTGAATCTCTCCACCGGAGCGTGCGCCCTTGAAGCAGCTAATCCTTCTCCTGCTCTGCATCACCACCATCGCCGTGCACGCCCAGCAACCCGACTGGCAAAAAGCCGCCGGCGATCACATGAGCTTTGAAGTCGCCTCCATCAAACCCGACGATGGCCCCTTCAAATCCCCCTCCTTCGCCCTCAGCACCGACGAATGGTTCAACGATCCCAACGGTCACTTCCACGCCGACTTCACTCTGACCACCTACATCAGCTTCGCCTACAAGTTCTGGCTCACCACCGAGGAGTCGCGCGCCCTCTACTCCAAGCTGCCCGACTGGGTCCGCACGCAGCGCTTCGAGGTTCAGGCCAACGCTCCGCTGCACACCACCAAAGACCAGTACCGCCTGATGATGCAGTCACTGCTCGCCGAACGCTTCGGCCTGACGCTGCACTTCGAGCAGAAAGATCTGCCCGTGCTCGCTATGACGTTGGTGAAACCGGGCAAGCCAGGGCCACAGCTCACTCCGCATGAACAGGGACCTGCCTGCGATACTCCGTCTAAAACGGTCTTCCCACCCATGTGCTATGCCTACTCTGCACGTCCTGCGGAGAACGGTGAGTGGCTGAACGGGTCGCGTGCCACCACCATGGAACTGCTGGCCGCATTTGTCGGCATGACAGGCCAGATGCAGAATGAGATCGACCGCCGCGTCGT
Protein-coding regions in this window:
- a CDS encoding OmpA family protein is translated as MKYARAFSGLSAVVLTGALAVPAFAQQSSPASSPDQSQKQDATDTSTYATGQPLENQSKEGFWGHVNPFARKKWVHRQIDPVKDRVNELDQLQAKNANDIRDVDSRATAGINKAQSAADLADQHALDAGNRADKANQVASTATTRTEALHGTVKNLDQYDKVTDAAIPFAKGSTALGPKGKAELDAMAEKLATEKGYILDVQGFSGNGVATSQAMADSVVRYLVTEHQVPVYRIYKSGLGRNTAKAAEGEEKPVRNGVRVALLHNSLASMDSQAAPATSMAGTSTPEPSAR
- a CDS encoding PLP-dependent cysteine synthase family protein encodes the protein MQTETHISGATRLGSSVLDRIGNTPLVRLERVAAHLPGITLLGKAEWANPGGSVKDRPASNIVLNAQAEGKLVPGKHLLDATSGNTGIAYAMLGSALGFPVTLCLPSNASPERKKILAAYGANIVLTDPADGSDGAIRMARKLAAEDPDKYFYADQYGNNNNWQAHYKTTANEIWEQTAGKITHFVAGLGTSGTFMGTTRRLRELNPEIQCISMQPDSPFNGLEGLKYMPTAIVPPIYDPALADRLMEASTEEAYTMAKRLGREEGMLVGVSAAANIATALHVAEELHTAGKEAVIVTILCDSADKYLSERFWQESK
- a CDS encoding M67 family metallopeptidase, yielding MKLHITQSDYEALRVHGEETYPHECCGVLLGHARDDGNHVAAIVRAGNTRTDSAHNRYNISPMELIKIQREARKQGYDIVGFYHSHPDHPAMWSSTDFAEAHWFGCCYVITSVEKGKSVLTNAFHLSGTTEEDKAFQHEEILITQAAGENA
- a CDS encoding MoaD/ThiS family protein; this translates as MKINIPTPLRAFTDKQATVEVAGETVQAGLDALVAAHPELKNHLFTADGKLRSFVNVYLNDDDVRYLPNTEASAVNADDELTIIPSIAGGTGVRASRSLCCR
- the moeB gene encoding molybdopterin-synthase adenylyltransferase MoeB: MPDLKEVALPELSNDEISRYSRHLILPEVGFEGQQKLKAAKVLCVGTGGLGAPLAYYLAAAGIGTLGLVDFDVVDASNLQRQIIHSTSTVGMLKVDSAEKKLKDLNPYLNVVKHNTMLRSENALEIFSGYDIIADGTDNFQTRYLVNDACVLLNKPNMYGSIFRFEGQASVFATEEGPCYRCLYPEPPPPGLVPSCAEGGVLGILPGLVGVIQATEVIKHILGIGEPLVGRLLLVDSLAMSFRTLKLRKNPKCPMCGTREIKELIDYDQFCGIAPPTTTGPLEVQQHAAVGDVPVQDGIPQVSVEELKAKRDRGDDFVLIDVREPHEYRIANLGAPLFPLGELGAKLLELSQYKDKEVLVHCRSGARSQKAALELKAAGFSNVKNVAGGILAWADKIDPTMPKY
- a CDS encoding TIGR03435 family protein; translation: MKQLILLLLCITTIAVHAQQPDWQKAAGDHMSFEVASIKPDDGPFKSPSFALSTDEWFNDPNGHFHADFTLTTYISFAYKFWLTTEESRALYSKLPDWVRTQRFEVQANAPLHTTKDQYRLMMQSLLAERFGLTLHFEQKDLPVLAMTLVKPGKPGPQLTPHEQGPACDTPSKTVFPPMCYAYSARPAENGEWLNGSRATTMELLAAFVGMTGQMQNEIDRRVVDQTGLTGQWDFTLELLPPTQMRKDSTATGPSFLEAIREQLGITLKPARMPVSLPVIDTIQPLSEN